In Oscillospiraceae bacterium, the following are encoded in one genomic region:
- a CDS encoding terminase small subunit encodes MALTPKQKLFVQEYLIDLNATQAAIRAGYSQQRASEIGYQQLQKTTVQDAIDKAMHKREQRTEITQDKVLSELAKVAFSNGSDFAKVTTQKRKKRLWDDEAQEYVEKEVEEQFVELFDTDKLPLEKKAAISGIKEGKYGIEVNSCDKVRALELIGKHLGMFKDKVELSGQIDNNPYEGLTTEQLLKLVGDKDDS; translated from the coding sequence ATGGCACTGACACCTAAACAAAAGCTGTTTGTGCAGGAATATTTGATTGACCTGAACGCAACACAGGCAGCAATCAGAGCAGGATACTCACAGCAAAGAGCAAGTGAAATAGGTTATCAACAACTACAGAAAACTACAGTTCAAGATGCGATTGATAAGGCTATGCATAAGCGAGAACAGAGGACTGAAATCACACAGGATAAGGTTCTTTCAGAACTTGCGAAAGTTGCCTTTTCAAATGGTAGCGATTTTGCAAAAGTGACCACACAGAAGCGGAAGAAACGCCTATGGGATGATGAAGCACAAGAATATGTTGAAAAGGAAGTTGAAGAACAATTTGTTGAACTTTTTGACACGGATAAACTTCCCCTTGAAAAAAAGGCTGCTATTTCAGGAATCAAGGAAGGCAAATATGGCATTGAAGTGAATTCATGTGATAAAGTCAGAGCTTTAGAACTGATCGGCAAGCACCTTGGAATGTTCAAAGACAAAGTTGAATTATCAGGTCAGATAGACAACAATCCTTATGAAGGGCTTACCACTGAACAGCTTTTAAAGTTGGTTGGTGATAAAGATGACAGTTGA